In Camelus bactrianus isolate YW-2024 breed Bactrian camel chromosome 5, ASM4877302v1, whole genome shotgun sequence, the DNA window TTTTACCACCAGTCCCATGTTCTTCCACAGGAGGAGAATCTGGGCCTAGGGTCCTGGATGCGCCTTCTACCCAAGTGCCTGCTGCAGCTGCCCAGGCCAAACCTGGTGAGATGCTGAGTGGGTGGCAGGGCAGCCAGGCCACCCTGTGTGTCTGGGCCTCCCAAAATTAGGAACCCAAACCCAGGCCCCTGGCCCAGGCTTCGTGCTTAGAACCCCACCTTCTTCAGCACCCAGACCCAAACCAGACCTAAGCTGACTTTCAGAAAATCCTGAACAGATGAGGTGAAGAAGTTGTGATGGTTCTAATACAGGACTTGTGAGCAGGGGGTTGGGAGGGGCCCCTGTGAGGTTCTTGCAAATGCCCCTCAGGCAAAAGACATCTCCCCCTAAtcccctgcaccctcccctgagGAGACAGCTGGGGACCATTCCATGAAAGATGGAGCTGCCTTTTTCAGGACCCTTTCTCCCTCAGCCACACCTGCCACTTTTGTTCTGGCAATATGGCTTAGGTCACCAGGCATGAATTATGGCGGGGTGGGGGGATAGGTCAGTTGTAGACACATactggattcaatcctcagtatctccattaaaataaataataaataaagtcaCAGGGCAGGGGCAAGGGCAGGATGTGGTCACCAagggcactgggagggactgttACAGCAGGAACAAAGTCCTCCCCTGATTTAAACCCAGACAGCTTGTACCGCAGCTCATACAATCTGTCCCAGCCTTGCTCAAGTTCTGGCCTCCCCAGGGTCCCAGCTTTGCTTCCCCTGACATCGCACAGACATGCAGGGGGCCtgggtgctgctgctgctactgggGCTGAGGCTTCGGCTCTCCCTTAGCTTCATCCCAGGTAATGAGGCATCTCCCAGTACCCCCTCACAAAACCCCCCACTGCCACACGCAGGCCACTGCTCCACGCCTGACCTGGCCTCCACTCTTCTCTTGAACAGCTGAGGAGGAAGATCCAGCTTTCTGGAACCGCCAGGCAGCCCAGGCCCTGGACACTGCTAAGAATCTGCAACACATCCAGACAGCTGCCAAGAATCTCATTATCTTCTTGGGGGATGGTGAGTGTGCTAGGCTTGTCCATCCCTTGTCCTCCCCACAAACCTGGAACTCAAGGTTGCCGGTACACACTGGCCAGCTCTGGGGACTCAGGTCTGACATGTGTACCTTTAGGGATGGGAGTGCCTACAGTGACAGCCACTCGGATCCTGAAGGGGCAGATGAATGGCAAGCTGGGACCTGAGACACCCCTGGTCATGGACCAATTCCCATACCTGGCTCTGTCCAAGGTAAGGGCTGGGTGACCTCAGGGAGCTCTACCCTagaggggtgggtgtggggttAGGGAGCCTGGCAGAAGGGAAGACTCCAGGAGGGCTGGGGCCTGAGTTAGGGCCCAGGGGCAGTGGGAatgggccccagggcctgggtAAGTCAGGATCTGGGTGTCTACCCCAGAGCAGAGTTGAAGGCATCTCTGCCCCCAGACTTACAACGTGGACAGACAGGTGCCAGACAGTGCAGGCACCTCCACTGCCTACTTGTGCGGGGTCAAGGCCAACTATAAGACCATTGGTGTAAGTGCAGCTGCCCGCTATGACCAGTGCAACACGACACGTGGCAATGAGGTCACCTCTGTGATGAACCGAGCCAAGAAAGCAGGTGGGCTTCAGGCCAGCTTTGCGGGCAGGGGTAGGCTCACAGACCCCAGGGGCCCATCATGACCTCTGCCACCTACAGGGAAGTCCGTGGGAATCGTGACCACCTCGAGGGTGCAGCATGCCTCTCCAGCCGGCACCTACGCACACACAGTGAACCGCAACTGGTACTCAGATGCCGACCTGTCTGCTGATGCGAAGACGCAGGGCTGCCAGGACATCGCCACGCAGCTCATCAACAACATGGACATTGACGTGCGACAGGGCGGgcaaggggcggggctgggcagagggggagggacTCACACCCACCACAGTCCCAGGCAACCCACAGCCCTGGAGCCTGCCAGGGTCTCCACGGGGTTGGAGTGGAGGTGACTCTAGGAGGTACAGATGGAGACAGGCCATCCCCATAGACCTGGTGGTGGGGGCTAAAGGCTGTCTGAGGAGGGAGCAAGGGGTTAGCCAGGCCCCAAGCGCACCTGCCCTAATTTCTGTGCCCAGGTGATCCTGGGTGGAGGCCGAGTGTACATGTTTCCTGAGGGGACCCCAGACCCTGAGTACCCACAGGATGCCAATCAGAATGGAGTCCGGCAGGATAAGCGAAACCTGGTGCAGGAGTGGCAGGCCAAGCACCAGGTGATGGGGGCTCACGGGTGCAGGGGTGCAGCGGGCAGGGTTGAGGGTGCAGAAATATGGGCTGAGACCTGGTTCTGCCCCTCCCAGGGTGCCCAGTATGTGTGGAACCGCACGGCACTCATGCAGGCAACCAATGACCCCAGTGTAACACATCTTATGGGTAATGACCCCTCCCACTGTCCTCCCCAGGTCTTCAGAGACATGTGGGCCACTGACCCTCCCCACTACCGGTCACCACTGGGTCCCCTTTCCCACAGGCCTCTTTGAGCCTTTAGACATGAAATATGAAGTCCAGCGCAACTTGGCCACGGACCCATCCCTGGCAGAGATGACGGAGGCAGCCCTGCGCCTGCTGAGCAGGAACCCCCTTGGCTTCTACCTCTTCGTAGAGGGTGAGTGGCAGCCCCTTactgagcagaggagggaaggggcagtcAGGGGGGGTTTGGCATCACCCACCTTCCCCATGTCCTTCCTGCAGGAGGTCGCATTGACCACGGTCACCACGAAGGCATAGCTTACATGGCGCTGACTGATACCGTCATGTTTGACACTGCCGTTGACAAGGCCAACCAGCTCACAAGCGAAAAGGACACACTGATCCTTGTCACTGCTGACCACTCTCACGTCTTCTCTTTTGGTGGCTACACACTGCGTGGAACCTCCATTTTCGGTAAACCCAGAGATAGTGGCAGGTGCCATTCCCTAAGTTATAAGCAGAAATTGCTCGGAGCCCCTTTTCTCATCTGTCAGGTGGAGTAATAGCAACTGCCCTGCAGGCGTCTGGTGAGAACTAAGCCAGTGAATGAGCTCAGTACACAGTAGGAGCTCCACACGCTGTGGTTAGTGAGATCACCgcgtcccctcctccctgcaggactggcccCCAGCAAGGCCTCTGATGGCAAGTCCTACACGTCCATCCTTTATGGCAATGGCCCTGGCTTTGCGCTCAGCGGAGGCACACGGCCCGACGTCAGTGACAGCCAGAGCGGTGAGTGAGGCGGGGTGTGGGGGGGGGTTGCCTCGGGAGAACGGTGTCTGGAAGTTGTGGGAGTGGAGACCGCCTCCCCGCCGGTCCTGACCCCGCACCCTCCGCCCAGGGGACCCCACGTACCGGCAGCAGGCGGCTGTGCCCCGGTCGAGCGAGACCCAC includes these proteins:
- the LOC105063631 gene encoding intestinal-type alkaline phosphatase-like codes for the protein MQGAWVLLLLLGLRLRLSLSFIPAEEEDPAFWNRQAAQALDTAKNLQHIQTAAKNLIIFLGDGMGVPTVTATRILKGQMNGKLGPETPLVMDQFPYLALSKTYNVDRQVPDSAGTSTAYLCGVKANYKTIGVSAAARYDQCNTTRGNEVTSVMNRAKKAGKSVGIVTTSRVQHASPAGTYAHTVNRNWYSDADLSADAKTQGCQDIATQLINNMDIDVILGGGRVYMFPEGTPDPEYPQDANQNGVRQDKRNLVQEWQAKHQGAQYVWNRTALMQATNDPSVTHLMGLFEPLDMKYEVQRNLATDPSLAEMTEAALRLLSRNPLGFYLFVEGGRIDHGHHEGIAYMALTDTVMFDTAVDKANQLTSEKDTLILVTADHSHVFSFGGYTLRGTSIFGLAPSKASDGKSYTSILYGNGPGFALSGGTRPDVSDSQSGDPTYRQQAAVPRSSETHGGEDVAVFARGPQAHLVHGVQEQSFVAHVMAFAACIEPYTDCSLPTPASPTAAVQTPASPTAAAHPGPAVCPPSLALLGGALLLLLLLPALH